In Candidatus Methylomirabilota bacterium, a genomic segment contains:
- a CDS encoding YbjQ family protein translates to MPIPRQWVTTAFTFDGYRIAANRGVVRGITVRSRNIIVNLGATIQTLFGGNITLYTELCERAREEAFQLMLEHAAATGANAIIGMRYDANDVAPGVTEVLAYGTAVVIEPPPPPR, encoded by the coding sequence ATGCCGATCCCCCGCCAGTGGGTTACGACGGCCTTCACGTTCGACGGCTACCGGATCGCCGCCAACCGTGGTGTGGTCCGGGGCATCACGGTGCGCTCCCGCAACATCATCGTCAACCTCGGCGCCACGATCCAGACACTCTTCGGCGGCAACATCACGCTGTACACGGAGCTGTGCGAGCGAGCGCGCGAGGAAGCCTTCCAGCTCATGCTCGAACACGCCGCGGCCACGGGCGCCAACGCCATCATCGGCATGCGCTACGACGCCAACGACGTGGCGCCGGGCGTGACCGAGGTGCTGGCGTACGGCACGGCGGTCGTCATCGAGCCTCCGCCGCCCCCGCGCTAG
- a CDS encoding RidA family protein has translation MAKLVQPVNPPSLAKPAGYSHGIEVQGGKTLYIAGQVALDKDGKLVGPGDIVAQFRQICQNLKAVLLARAGQLNDIVKLTIFVLDKSAYKTRAKEIGPIYREFFGRHYPAMTFLEVKGLYDDDQGCLIEIEAVAVVD, from the coding sequence ATGGCCAAGCTCGTGCAGCCCGTCAACCCGCCCAGCCTCGCCAAGCCCGCCGGCTACTCCCACGGGATCGAAGTCCAGGGCGGCAAGACGCTCTACATCGCCGGGCAGGTCGCCCTCGACAAGGACGGCAAGCTCGTCGGGCCGGGCGACATCGTGGCGCAGTTCAGGCAGATCTGCCAGAACCTCAAGGCCGTGCTGCTGGCGCGCGCGGGCCAGCTCAACGACATCGTGAAGCTCACCATCTTCGTCCTCGACAAGTCGGCGTACAAGACGCGCGCCAAGGAGATCGGCCCGATCTACCGCGAGTTCTTCGGCCGGCACTACCCCGCCATGACGTTCCTCGAGGTCAAGGGACTCTACGACGACGACCAGGGCTGCCTCATCGAGATCGAGGCCGTGGCCGTGGTCGACTGA